A region of Mauremys mutica isolate MM-2020 ecotype Southern chromosome 2, ASM2049712v1, whole genome shotgun sequence DNA encodes the following proteins:
- the CHCHD7 gene encoding coiled-coil-helix-coiled-coil-helix domain-containing protein 7: MSSNVQRLRDHDTNPCLAETDASRQCMDNNNYRKDMCASYFLKYKNCRKFWHAIMIQRRRDGVKPNMPTADERENILKSIGGTPY, translated from the exons ATGTCCAGCAATGTGCAGCGACTTAGAGACCACGATACAAATCCATGTCTAGCG GAAACAGATGCCTCTAGACAATGTATGGATAACAAtaactacagaaaggatatgtGTGCCtcttattttttaaagtacaaaaaCTGCAGAAAATTTTGG CATGCCATTATGATACAAAGGAGAAGAGATGGTGTGAAACCAAATATGCCTACAGCAGACGAGAGAGAGAatatattgaagtcaataggaggaACACCATACTGA